ACACGTTGGACAGACGCGGAGCTTCGATCCGAACTGGAACAACGCCTGGCGTATGAACTCGGTGTAATCGACAGCATGGGGTTCTCGGATTATTTTTTGATAGTCTGGGATTTTATCGCCTATGCGCATAAACAAGGAATTGTTACTGGACCAGGCCGGGGCTCCTCGGCAGGAAGTCTGGTAGCGTACACGTTGCACATCACGGATGTTGATCCGATGAAATACAACCTGCTCTTCGAACGATTCCTGAATCCCGAGCGGATCTCCATGCCGGATATTGATATTGACTTCAGCGATGAACGGCGTGATGAGGTCATTGATTATGTCGCACATAAATATGGCAAAGCCCATGTCGCCCAGATTATTACGTTTGGAACGATGGCTGCTCGTGCAGCCGTACGTGATGTTGGACGGGCACTGAATGTGCCTTATGGTGAAGTGGACAAGGCTGCAAAGCTGATTCCGGCGCAGCTTGGTATTAACATCGAGCGGGCCATGGAAGCTACACCTGAGCTGAAGGCGCTGTATGAAACCAAGCCCAAGACGCGTGAGCTGTTGGATATGGCGATGAAGGTCGAAGGTATGCCACGGCATGCTTCGACGCATGCAGCGGGAGTGGTTATCTCCCGTGACCCGCTGACCGATGCAGTGCCACTTCAGGAGGGCAGTGAAGGGACAGCGTTAACCCAGTATTCTATGGAAAACCTGGAGTCAATTGGGCTGCTTAAGATGGACTTTCTTGGTTTGCGTACCCTCTCAATCATTGAGCGGTGTGTACGCTGGATTGGGGAACATGGAGAAATTCCGGATTTCCGCCTTATCCCCGATGATGATCCGTTAACGTACGAGATGCTTGGGCGAGGGGACACGATGGGCATATTCCAACTGGAATCTGCCGGGGTACGCCGTGTGCTGAAAGAGATGAAGCCAAGTAGTTTTGAAGATGTAATCTCGGTACTTGCCTTGTACCGTCCGGGTCCGATGGAGTTCATATCCAAATACATTCAGGGCAAGCATGGACAGATTGAAGTGGATTACCCCCATGTGGATCTGGAGCCTATCCTGAAAGATACGTACGGTATCATCGTGTATCAGGAACAGATCATGCAGATTGCTTCCCGGATGGCGGGTTTCTCGTTGGGTGAGGCAGATTTGCTCCGCAGAGCGGTCTCCAAGAAGAAACGGGAAGTGCTGGATCTGGAGCGTGGACACTTTGTACAAGGCAGTCTGAAACAAGGGTATAGCGAAGAAGAGGCAGACCTGGTCTATGATATGATCGTCAAGTTTGCCAACTATGGCTTCCCGCGTGCTCATGCCGCGGCATATGGTGTGCTTGCGTTCCAGACGGCGTATCTGAAGGCGCATTATCAGGTTCATTTTATGGCATCCATGTTAACAGCCGTAATGGGCAGTCATCGGAAAGTGGCAGAGTACGTGGTGGAATGTCGGCGTATGGACATGGAGGTGCTTCCGCCGGATGTGAATGAGAGCGGTATTCTGTTTACACCTGTATTTGTGCCGTCCGGCAGCGCAGGAACTGGGGATCAGAGCAATGCATCGCAGCAGACTGCGGGAGCAGATGCAGAGAGTGACGCCGGAAGCCCTTCCGAAGAACATGCCACGAATGGTAACGGGAGTTCCTTGAGGGAAGATCACGTTCATGAGCATGATGGGCATTCGGGACAAGCCGAATATGGTGAAGCACCTCTGCCGGATGATCCCGGTCCTGGACCGGAAGAGGACGGTGGTGGATATGAGTGGCAGGCAGCGACAACCATGCCTGAGGCATCCGACAACCGGAAGGAACCGGGATTGGTAACGGTTTCTTCAATGGATAATGGTAATGACGAAGGACAAGAGGCGTCTTCTTCGCGCGCGGAGCAAGGTGAACTGTCCTCTGTGGAGAAGAACGTTGCAGTGTCTAATGATAATCCGGATGAGGAAAAATTAACGGGTGCAATACGATTTGGTCTGGCCGCTGTGAAAAATGTCGGTACCCAAGCAATGGAAAGCATTATGATCGTAAGGCAGGAGAGACCGTTCGACAGTTTACTCGATTTTTGTCGTCGTGTGGATCTGCGTGTATGCAACAAACGTGTGATTGAATCGCTGATCCAGGCCGGAGCTTTTGACACATTACCTGGGCACCGGGCCCAATTGCTGGCGATGCTGGATGAGACTGTTGAAGCAGCGCTGAAATGGCGCAAGGAACGTGAGGATCTGCAGATTCAATTGTTCGACTTTGTTGAGACGCCAAACTGGGAGATTGAATACCCGGAAATTCCTCCTTATTCCTCAGGGCAGCAACTGGAGCTAGAGCGAGAGTTGTTAGGTTTGTATCTCTCCGGGCATCCGCTGGATGACTATGAAGATGTGCTGGAATCGAGTGGGGCTGACCGGATCATGGAGTTGACCGAGGCGGCAGACGACACGATGACCGTCGCCGCGGGTATGGTTGTGTCTGTGAAGTCGATTACGACGAAACAGGGCAAGGCTATGGCGTTCATGGAGCTGGAAGACCAGATTGAACGCTGTGAAGTGGTTCTCTTTCCCGAGGTATGGCGGCGTAGCCAGCAACATGTCGGGAAAGGTGAACTGCTCGTCGTGCGTGCCAAAGTGCAGCAGCAGGACGAAGGGTTTAAGCTGCTGGCTGAGGAAGTGGTGCCGTTGTCACCGGCGGCACTGGAGCAGCAGCTGCGCAGCCGTGACCGGCGCGTCAAGCCCGGCAGCGGCAGCTCTTCGCGCCCGGCGCAGGCGGCTTCGCCGCGGCGGCCAGCGGGCGCAGGAGCCGAAGCGCAGCGCAGCAGCGCAGGCGGGGATGCTTCCGGTGCGCGTAGCAGCGGGAGCCAAGGCTCGGCAGCGACGCGCAGCGATGCGGCGGGTACGGGCGCAGCCATGGCGGCGGCTTCCCGGCCTGGCGGTGCCGCTGAGGCGGCAGGCAGGCCGGAGCAGAGCCGCGAACCGCGGGCCGTGGAGCAGCGGGTGTTCGTGAAGATTGCCCCGCATGCGGAGAAGCCTGAGCTTCTGGCACGGCTGAAGCAGCTGCTTCAGGAGCATCCCGGACCTGTGGCGACGGTGCTCTTCTATGAGCAGCAGCAGAAGTTGCTTGCGCTGAGTGATACCTACCGGATTAAGCCATCACCAACCTTGTTCTCCGAGATGGAGAAAATGCTGGGTGATGGCACAGTCAAAATTAAATAAGAGGCTGTCCCGTAAGTGATAGCACTTATCCATAGTATGAAACCTGTTTGGCTCAATGCTGAACAGGTTTTTTTTGATTATTTTAGTGCGAGCGCGGTTCCCTGACGACAGGGTTTAAACAAACAAATTGCAGACTTGTTATAGGCCAGCTACAGACCAGAGTGGAATGTACAATCCTGAAACAGGTTTAGGGTGCGACTGGTCTTAACCATCCGCACATTTTATGAACATTTTAACAGGTTGCTGCATACACTTGAGAACACCGAAGGACCTCGCGGTCCTCGGGGGATTGATGCGGGAGGTCGAGATATGTCATATGAAATCGTAGAAGCCATGCTGGCCCGGCGGGGTGTACGGATTGATGCAATCGCAGCAATTGTATACCGTCTGCAAAAAGGGTACCACCCCGAACTGACCTTGGACGACTGTGTAACCAGCGTGAAATCCGTTCTGCAGAAACGAGAGGTGCAATATACGCTCTATACGGGTATTGCTCTCGACGAACTTGCGGAGAAAAAACTCTTGCCCCAACCGTTACAGGCTATTATGGAAGCGGATGAATCTCTGTATGGAGTGGACGAGACTCTGGCCCTCGGCATTACTCATGTGTATGGTATGATTGGTTTAACCAGCTTTGGTTACCTGGATAAAGAAAAAATAGGTGTAATTCATGATTTGAACGAACACACAACAGCCATTCATGTTTTTTTGGATGATCTGGTCGCAGGGGTGGCCGCTGCGGCTTCTGCCCGAATTGCACACAAAAATATTAAAGCCAAAAAATACCCCTCAGACCTTTAACCCCCTGTATTTCCATGCTTATATGCTGTTGTCACTCCAATGGCTCATATGAAGTCATCAAGGGCGGCCGAGGCTGCCCTGATAGGCTTGATGCTGCTTATCGATGGGGATGAACAAGAAGATTTCGTCAACCATATGAGTTATTCGTGGGGGACTAATGTCCCTCATGATCCCAAATTCTCCCCAAAGGTCCTGAACCCTTTCTTGCAGAAAAAAAGTGAGGTATGTTATCATTAGTCCAATATACGGGCTCTGAACATTAGCTTAGGGGGCGGACAAGGCATGTGGACGGTGATTTACATTGCACCGACAGCAAAGGTTGCGGACAAGATCAAGACCAAGCTTTCGGAAGAAGGTTTTCTGGTACAGACCCGTCCCATCAGTTTATCCAAGCAGCAATTTGAGATTCGCGTCCCTTCTAGGGAATTGGAAGAGGTCCAGGAAGTGCTGAATTCCATTCTGCATTCCTGAGTTGTTCGACATCAACGTGCCTTGGCAGATGAAGAAGTACCATCGGTACATAAGGGACTAATCGCGTAAGCGGAGAGAGGAATCGACTTGCATGTATTGTATGCTGCTGTCCTTCCTTCTTTTTTTGTTAGGACAAGGACCGACCTGGTTGCTCCCGGAGACCCTACCAAGATAGATTCAAACATCGGCGCAACAATCTTTCGGTTTTTGCAGGTAACATCAATCGTGCTGACAGAAGCCGGTGATCCTTGCCCTGTACCGGCGGATTTTTTTGTTGTGAATGCTGGACAAGGCCCATGGCAGCGTGTGGGTCGTAAGCGGTTTACCGTAACACGCGGATGAAGCTGCCACAAGCAGCGCTCTGCAGGTTGCGGCCATCAAATCAACGGCTGGAGAGGTGTAGTTGTGTTCAAAGATATATTCCAGAAGAAACGGAAGTACGCTACCATACCTTCCGAGCGTGCACTTCCCGGCGAAGGCCAGGAAGTCCTAGAACGCCCAAAACGTGAAATACCTGAAGGGCTTATGAACAAGTGCAGCAAATGCGGCACCATTCAATATAGCAAGGAATTGGAGAAAAATCTGAAAGTATGTCCTGCCTGCGGTTACCATATGCGTCTTAACGCTATGGAGCGCATTGCTATGGTACTTGATGATCAAGGATTTGTTGAGTTTGACGCTGATATGATATCGGTTGATCCACTTGGCTTTCCTGGATATAGCAACAAACTGGAACAACAACGCCTGAAATCAGGTCTTAAGGAAGCGGTAATTACAGGGGAAGGGACTATTGATGGCCTGCCTGTAGTTGTGGCTGTCATGAGCTTTGATTTCTTCACAGGCAGCATGGGTTCTGTTGTAGGGGAGAAAATTACCCGTGCCATTGAGCATGCCACAGAGAAACGGTTACCATTGATTATTTTCTCAACATCAGGTGGTGCCCGGATGCAAGAGAGTATTCTCAGCCTCATGCAAATGGCCAAAACAAGCGCAGCTTTATCCCGTTTGGATGAACAGGGCGGGCTGTACATTTCGGTCATTACGGACCCAACGACAGGTGGAGTCTCGGCAAGTTTTGCGAGCTTGGGCGATATTAATATTGCCGAACCTGGCGCTGTATTTGGTTTTGCCGGCAGAATCGTTATCGAACAGACGATCCGTCAGAAGTTACCTGATGATTTCCAAACGGCTGAATTTAATATGCAACATGGTCAGTTGGACATGGTTGTGCACCGGAAAGAGCTTCGGGCCACTCTTGGCAAGCTTCTGGATATGCATAGTGAAAAAGGAGGGGTCTAAATGGCGGGTGAGTTGCCATATGAAGCGCCTCTGGTTGAGATGCGCAAAAAGATTGATGAACTCGTACAGTTTGGACAGGAAAAAGGGATCGACTTCACGGACGAGATTGCCCGCCTGGAAGAACGTTACCATAGACTTGAAGAAGAGATCTACACTGGTATAACAGCAGCTCAGAAAATGCATCTGGCCCGGCATCAGCAGCGCCCAACGGCGCTGGATCTGATCCAGTTGATATTTACGGACTTCATTGAGCTGCACGGTGATCGCATGTTCGGAGACGATCTTGCGGTTGTTGGCGGACTTGCCAAGCTGAATGGAAAGACAGTAACGGTAATCGGACAACAGCGGGGGAAAGACACGAAGGATAATATCGCCCGCTTTTTCGGCAGCGCTCATCCAGAAGGTTTCCGAAAAGGACTTCGTCTGATGAAACAAGCGAACAAATTTGGCCGTCCTATTATTACGTTTATTGATACTAAAGGGGCGTATCCGGGTAATACTGCAGAAGAGAGAGGTCAATCGGAAGCGATTGCTCGCAACCTGATGGAAATGGCGAAGCTATCTGTTCCTGTTATTGTTGTGGTCATCGGCGAAGGTGGAAGCGGCGGTGCCCTCGCTATGGCTGTGGGTAATCGTGTGTTGATGCTGGAACATGCGATCTATTCTGCAATCTCTCCGAACGGCGCTGCTTCGATTCTCTGGAAGGATGCATCCAAGGCAGATCAGGCGGCTGAAGCGATGAAAATAACAGCCAAAGACCTGCTGGAGATGGAAGTCATTGAAGAGATTGTCCCTGAGCCACGCGGCGGTGCTCACCGGGATTATGAAGCGTCTGCTGCTTTCATCAGTGAAGCTTTGGTCCGTCATCTCGACGATATGAAGGGTTGGAGCGGGGATCAGCTGAAACAGGATCGTTATGAGAAATTCCGTAAAATTGGAGCGGTCACGTTTGAACCTCAAGCATCCATTGAAGCCCCTCAAGAGCTTGTAAAAGTCGATGTTGCGAGTAATTTGTCGGGAAATGCTGAATAATGTGACGAATTTCCTATACAAATGAGCAAAAGTATAGTAAATTTAATAGTTGGAAAAAGAAAAATAGATAAAGAGTAATACCTTTAAAATCGGAGGAAACCCAAAATGCGTAAAACGAAAATTGTATGTACCATTGGTCCATCCAGTGAATCTCTGGAGAACACCAAAAAATTGATTATGGCCGGTATGAATGTGGCCCGTCTGAACTTCTCCCACGGTGATTTCGATGAGCACGGCGGACGGATCATTGCGATTCGCCAAGCATGCGAAGAGTTGAACAAAACAGTAGCGATCCTGCTGGACACTAAAGGACCGGAAATTCGGACAGGTAAACTCGAAGTTGAACCGATCGAATTGGTTCAAGACGAGTACATCACTTTGACAACAGAAGAAATTCTGGGAACCAAAGAACGTCTTTCCATTACGTATACAGATCTTCCGAATGATGTTGAACCGGGATCTACAATTCTGATCGACGACGGTCTGATCGGACTGACTGTGGTGGAAGTGCAAGGCACCGAGATCAAATGCCGTATCGTTAACGGCGGATCGATCAAAAGCAAAAAAGGTGTTAACGTTCCGGGCGTTGCCATTTCTCTGCCGGGTATCACCGAAAAAGACGCTAACGATATCGTATTTGGTATCGAACAAGGTGTCGATTTCATCGCGGCTTCTTTTGTACGTAAAGCAAGTGACGTACTTGAGATTCGTGAATTGCTTGAAAAACACAATGCTGGACATATCCAAATCATCTCCAAAATCGAAAACCAACAAGGTGTCGATAACCTCGACGAAATCCTTGAAGTGTCTGACGGCCTGATGGTTGCTCGTGGAGACCTGGGTGTTGAGATTCCTGCGGAAGAAGTACCATTGGTACAAAAACGCATGATCCAAAAATGTAACGTTGCAGGTAAACCGGTTATCACGGCTACACAAATGCTGGATTCCATGCAGCGTAACCCGCGTCCAACACGTGCGGAAGCAAGTGACGTGGCGAATGCGATCTTCGACGGTACGGACGCAATCATGTTGTCCGGTGAGACAGCTGCGGGTAAATACCCGGTTGAATCTGTTCTGACCATGTCCCGTATTGCTGAAAAAGCAGAATCTGCTCTGCCTTACCAAGAGTTGTACCTGAAACAACGTGTTGCTCAACAAACAACAGTTACAGAAGCAATCAGTCAATCGGTTGCTCTTCAAGCTCAAGATTTGAACGCAAAAGCGATCATTACTTCGACTGAATCAGGACATACTGCACGCATGATTTCCAAGTATCGTCCAGAATCTCCAATCATCGCTGTGACAACGGAAGACAGAACTTCCCGTCGTTTGGCTCTGGCTTGGGGTGTAACTCCTGTCAAAGGAAGACTGGTTGATTCCACGGATGCTTTGTTCGAAAATGCAATTGAAGGCGGCGTAAAATCCGGACTTGTTAAAGAAGGAGACCTGGTTGTGATTACAGCAGGTGTACCTTTGGGTCGTTCCGGTTCTACTAACCTGATTAAAGTAAGCCAAATTCCAAACAACGCTTAATAGCGTCTTGGATGGAGAAGCAACAGGAAAGAAGCAATGGGGCTTTATTGTCCCGTTGCTTTTTTTCCATCTTATTGACACTTTACAACGAGGTAACACGTATGAATGATAGAACGAAGGAGGCCGATAACGTGCGAGAACAGAGCAATGGTAACTGGTATGCGGCACGTCTTCGTGTACGCTATCAAGAAAGTGACCAGATGGGCGTGGTCTACCACGCGAACTATTTGAATTGGTTTGAAATCGGTCGAACTGAGATGATTCGCCAAATGGGGTATACATATCGTAAAATGGAGGAACAGGGGTTACTGCTTCCCGTAACCGGACTGGATGTGAAGTATCACAAGCCTGCCCGATATGATGATGAGATTATCATTTTCACCCGTATTGCTGCATTTAGTGGTCTGCGACTGAATTATGAGTATGACGTAAGACGCATGTCTGAAGAACCTGATGAGCGTATGGCGATTGGAGAACGGGTATGGTCAACTGATGAATCACTCCCCGGTGAACGGCTAGTTACAGGTTCTACCCAGCATGTATGGGTGAATGGGGACTGGAAACCAGTTCGGCTGGATAAGGCAGCCTCTGAGTTATACAGCGCGCTTGAAAAGGTGTGGCTTTCGGGAAAGGGGTAATACGTCAATGCGAAAATGGATGTGGGCTTTACTCTTAATCATTCCGGTGATTGAATTATTTGGTTTTATTCTGATGAGTGACTGGATCGGAGCCGGAAAGACATTGCTTCTCATGATTCTCACGTCCTTGATTGGTATAGCAATGTTGCAGTTTGAAGGGCGAAAAGTACTTGTGGACGCCAAATCCGAGATGGAGCGTGGCAAGGTACCTGGAAGAAAAATGGTCGATGGTCTTTTTATTTTTGTCGGTGGTTTCTTGCTTTTGATTCCAGGCTTTGTAACGGATCTGATCGGCTTTACACTGGTATTTCCATTAACACGTCCGGTGTACCGTCTGTTCTTCCTGGGGTGGCTGGAGAAAAAAATGAAAAGTGGCAAAATTACGTTTTATCGTCGTCCGAAATGAAACACCAGTTGTTTTGTATAATGGAAAAGGCTCCGCTCAGCAGATGATTTCTGTTGAACGAAG
This Paenibacillus xylanexedens DNA region includes the following protein-coding sequences:
- a CDS encoding DNA polymerase III subunit alpha, whose translation is MSSFVHLHVHSEYSLLDGAARIPDLVNKAADLGMTTLALTDHGVMYGAIPFYKACVERGIKPIIGCEAYMTAGSRKERGSRKDQPIHHLILLAKNMTGYRNLMKLCSIGHLEGFHYKPRVDMESLAAHHEGIICLSACLGGEVPQHLLHGREEEARRAALRYKNIFGADFYLELQDHGLSEQKRVNPQLIKLAAELEIPLVATNDAHYLSEEDAELQDVLICIGTGKTVDDENRLRIGTNQLYLKSEEEMARLFPHVPEALANTVRIAESCELKLEFGKSILPEYRPLPDGLSPSSYLRQLCEEGMKERYAQSTRWTDAELRSELEQRLAYELGVIDSMGFSDYFLIVWDFIAYAHKQGIVTGPGRGSSAGSLVAYTLHITDVDPMKYNLLFERFLNPERISMPDIDIDFSDERRDEVIDYVAHKYGKAHVAQIITFGTMAARAAVRDVGRALNVPYGEVDKAAKLIPAQLGINIERAMEATPELKALYETKPKTRELLDMAMKVEGMPRHASTHAAGVVISRDPLTDAVPLQEGSEGTALTQYSMENLESIGLLKMDFLGLRTLSIIERCVRWIGEHGEIPDFRLIPDDDPLTYEMLGRGDTMGIFQLESAGVRRVLKEMKPSSFEDVISVLALYRPGPMEFISKYIQGKHGQIEVDYPHVDLEPILKDTYGIIVYQEQIMQIASRMAGFSLGEADLLRRAVSKKKREVLDLERGHFVQGSLKQGYSEEEADLVYDMIVKFANYGFPRAHAAAYGVLAFQTAYLKAHYQVHFMASMLTAVMGSHRKVAEYVVECRRMDMEVLPPDVNESGILFTPVFVPSGSAGTGDQSNASQQTAGADAESDAGSPSEEHATNGNGSSLREDHVHEHDGHSGQAEYGEAPLPDDPGPGPEEDGGGYEWQAATTMPEASDNRKEPGLVTVSSMDNGNDEGQEASSSRAEQGELSSVEKNVAVSNDNPDEEKLTGAIRFGLAAVKNVGTQAMESIMIVRQERPFDSLLDFCRRVDLRVCNKRVIESLIQAGAFDTLPGHRAQLLAMLDETVEAALKWRKEREDLQIQLFDFVETPNWEIEYPEIPPYSSGQQLELERELLGLYLSGHPLDDYEDVLESSGADRIMELTEAADDTMTVAAGMVVSVKSITTKQGKAMAFMELEDQIERCEVVLFPEVWRRSQQHVGKGELLVVRAKVQQQDEGFKLLAEEVVPLSPAALEQQLRSRDRRVKPGSGSSSRPAQAASPRRPAGAGAEAQRSSAGGDASGARSSGSQGSAATRSDAAGTGAAMAAASRPGGAAEAAGRPEQSREPRAVEQRVFVKIAPHAEKPELLARLKQLLQEHPGPVATVLFYEQQQKLLALSDTYRIKPSPTLFSEMEKMLGDGTVKIK
- a CDS encoding phosphatidylglycerophosphatase A family protein, whose product is MSYEIVEAMLARRGVRIDAIAAIVYRLQKGYHPELTLDDCVTSVKSVLQKREVQYTLYTGIALDELAEKKLLPQPLQAIMEADESLYGVDETLALGITHVYGMIGLTSFGYLDKEKIGVIHDLNEHTTAIHVFLDDLVAGVAAAASARIAHKNIKAKKYPSDL
- a CDS encoding glutamate decarboxylase, with product MWTVIYIAPTAKVADKIKTKLSEEGFLVQTRPISLSKQQFEIRVPSRELEEVQEVLNSILHS
- the accD gene encoding acetyl-CoA carboxylase, carboxyltransferase subunit beta, coding for MFKDIFQKKRKYATIPSERALPGEGQEVLERPKREIPEGLMNKCSKCGTIQYSKELEKNLKVCPACGYHMRLNAMERIAMVLDDQGFVEFDADMISVDPLGFPGYSNKLEQQRLKSGLKEAVITGEGTIDGLPVVVAVMSFDFFTGSMGSVVGEKITRAIEHATEKRLPLIIFSTSGGARMQESILSLMQMAKTSAALSRLDEQGGLYISVITDPTTGGVSASFASLGDINIAEPGAVFGFAGRIVIEQTIRQKLPDDFQTAEFNMQHGQLDMVVHRKELRATLGKLLDMHSEKGGV
- a CDS encoding acetyl-CoA carboxylase carboxyltransferase subunit alpha; translation: MAGELPYEAPLVEMRKKIDELVQFGQEKGIDFTDEIARLEERYHRLEEEIYTGITAAQKMHLARHQQRPTALDLIQLIFTDFIELHGDRMFGDDLAVVGGLAKLNGKTVTVIGQQRGKDTKDNIARFFGSAHPEGFRKGLRLMKQANKFGRPIITFIDTKGAYPGNTAEERGQSEAIARNLMEMAKLSVPVIVVVIGEGGSGGALAMAVGNRVLMLEHAIYSAISPNGAASILWKDASKADQAAEAMKITAKDLLEMEVIEEIVPEPRGGAHRDYEASAAFISEALVRHLDDMKGWSGDQLKQDRYEKFRKIGAVTFEPQASIEAPQELVKVDVASNLSGNAE
- the pyk gene encoding pyruvate kinase — protein: MRKTKIVCTIGPSSESLENTKKLIMAGMNVARLNFSHGDFDEHGGRIIAIRQACEELNKTVAILLDTKGPEIRTGKLEVEPIELVQDEYITLTTEEILGTKERLSITYTDLPNDVEPGSTILIDDGLIGLTVVEVQGTEIKCRIVNGGSIKSKKGVNVPGVAISLPGITEKDANDIVFGIEQGVDFIAASFVRKASDVLEIRELLEKHNAGHIQIISKIENQQGVDNLDEILEVSDGLMVARGDLGVEIPAEEVPLVQKRMIQKCNVAGKPVITATQMLDSMQRNPRPTRAEASDVANAIFDGTDAIMLSGETAAGKYPVESVLTMSRIAEKAESALPYQELYLKQRVAQQTTVTEAISQSVALQAQDLNAKAIITSTESGHTARMISKYRPESPIIAVTTEDRTSRRLALAWGVTPVKGRLVDSTDALFENAIEGGVKSGLVKEGDLVVITAGVPLGRSGSTNLIKVSQIPNNA
- a CDS encoding acyl-CoA thioesterase, producing the protein MNDRTKEADNVREQSNGNWYAARLRVRYQESDQMGVVYHANYLNWFEIGRTEMIRQMGYTYRKMEEQGLLLPVTGLDVKYHKPARYDDEIIIFTRIAAFSGLRLNYEYDVRRMSEEPDERMAIGERVWSTDESLPGERLVTGSTQHVWVNGDWKPVRLDKAASELYSALEKVWLSGKG
- a CDS encoding FxsA family protein; the encoded protein is MRKWMWALLLIIPVIELFGFILMSDWIGAGKTLLLMILTSLIGIAMLQFEGRKVLVDAKSEMERGKVPGRKMVDGLFIFVGGFLLLIPGFVTDLIGFTLVFPLTRPVYRLFFLGWLEKKMKSGKITFYRRPK